From a single Leishmania braziliensis MHOM/BR/75/M2904 complete genome, chromosome 28 genomic region:
- a CDS encoding RNA polymerase I, with translation MGYDMSIYIFGGLVTTGLFEVGGDVDFVGILDVEPGFAEAGEILRRCSAALRRLGLRSRAYSKARVPVIKADRVSRSLPGSPFHSLSCDGVFQFNRQVSGAEAESFRNRVESNYNATSVEWNSSYQFATVQFATTSSLVYGLANLKAHNEVEIPLRLPVNVRYGPEVYRFPFDFCLSSTGLRSSHLLGEALAQYPYSRHLLLVLKKWGRASGIINSIDGLLASYALTVMMVHFLSLVQAIPKITAARLNEGPKALNPNPEYRPLEEARPHAMAEVGYLLATFLEYFGCAFDYQRSVVCTTNMGLMKATMEWDRENGAIGKPPFFHFAIKDPYGLDNIARNLDLESAVYVRKAHDLAAKTVMDELNDPTFLVSVLTKDPRKPPRVVRTLSDRGIHSESIPSDQLEARHALSKLQFQQRKRSMEDFGERAVRNKKNQSTAADVTKNVLGWIRNDGIL, from the coding sequence ATGGGCTATGATATGTCCATCTACATTTTTGGGGGCCTCGTCACCACAGGTCTGTTCGAAGTCGGGGGCGATGTCGATTTTGTTGGAATTCTCGATGTGGAGCCTGGCTTTGCGGAGGCGGGCGAAATTCTCAGAAGATGTTcggctgctttgcgccgTCTTGGGCTGCGCTCCCGCGCATACTCGAAAGCTCGCGTACCTGTCATTAAGGCTGATCGAGTAAGCCGTAGTCTTCCAGGCTCGCCGTTTCACAGTTTGTCTTGCGATGGGGTTTTTCAATTTAACAGACAAGTAAGTGGCGCTGAGGCAGAGAGTTTCAGAAACCGTGTCGAATCAAATTACAACGCGACGTCTGTCGAGTGGAATAGCTCATATCAGTTTGCCACGGTGCAGTTTGCGACTACATCCTCTCTCGTATATGGGCTTGCTAACCTGAAGGCGCATAATGAGGTGGAAATTCCGCTTCGACTCCCTGTTAACGTGCGCTACGGCCCCGAAGTTTACAGATTCCCGTTTGACTTCTGTCTTTCCTCAACGGGGCTGCGGAGTTCACATTTACTTGGCGAGGCATTGGCACAGTACCCATATTCGCGACATTTGCTGCTAGTCCTGAAAAAGTGGGGTCGTGCAAGTGGTATTATTAACTCTATCGACGGACTTTTAGCCAGCTATGCACTGACAGTGATGATGGTGCATTTCCTATCCCTCGTACAGGCAATCCCAAAGATCACAGCTGCAAGGTTGAATGAAGGGCCCAAGGCATTGAATCCCAACCCTGAGTATCGTCCTCTCGAAGAGGCACGCCCGCACGCCATGGCGGAGGTCGGCTATTTGCTCGCAACATTCCTCGAGTACTTCGGATGTGCTTTTGATTACCAACGAAGCGTTGTGTGTACGACAAATATGGGGTTAATGAAAGCGACGATGGAGTGGGACAGAGAGAACGGTGCAATCGGGAAGCCTCCCTTTTTTCACTTTGCTATCAAGGATCCGTATGGCTTGGATAACATTGCTCGCAATCTGGACCTGGAGTCTGCAGTATATGTTCGGAAAGCTCACGATCTGGCAGCGAAAACGGTGATGGACGAGCTTAACGATCCCACGTTCCTTGTTTCGGTCCTAACAAAAGACCCTCGAAAGCCTCCCCGCGTAGTGCGGACTCTAAGTGACCGTGGCATTCACTCTGAATCTATCCCTTCAGACCAGTTGGAGGCTCGACATGCCTTGAGCAAACTTCAGTTTCAACAGCGCAAGCGATCTATGGAGGACTTTGGCGAAAGAGCTGTGAGGAACAAAAAGAATCAGAGTACCGCAGCTGATGTCACAAAAAATGTTCTGGGGTGGATTCGGAACGATGGTATTTTGTAG
- a CDS encoding putative putative dual-specificity protein phosphatase → MESLLASLQWESEAVPLPGSHSTLPKDGLPPWQHISEVIPGLYLTCASEIADKTKCVAMGMSLVINMCGEDNVTKYRVFEKDEGATYAFRRVDSQENFFCELNTYCRAAATTSNAQRRVFVVTIPAEDTPTYSIDQHFMECAVLMEIVLQSRKNYKEVREEDYTAVPAVAVHCMVGVSRSASIVAAYFIKKYGVSHDDAIRLIRCTRPIVQPNLGFQRQLSFWETLRSYRIVDEWSAKVLAMETKNKSNLLDIANTMLPIILRTHKCETDRRYFGSLIKNAAATEAELHSVYRELRSIVAADVDSEVYTDIPNYFSYVAEVVCSIDCAASAVLQYATDLCDSPSHNDAFYYRVVKDVAHSGFETDTFNTIRCFCSLFEAIYVKHLCVRDSGHPAVLSSRTGAAALPSACALSFPFLFLVAPYAEGFVQFSEWNDLVNEFETAGDALNAADLRQLKSKTVRLFLQFFFQSSCFEERSAAKESYTKLGFLQNDAEVLTFRAVESQLKTDGVSIASLESVVAVSQPADSHIAFLLLCKTLSGIVAFRLLLEAAEQFLSRTYSARLAESVPLADEFLPLSVISSAVVSLESAYTAAHCKPCKAREFFRGELSSLLKAGVLNPTGVVALFQTLS, encoded by the coding sequence ATGGAGTCGCTCCTCGCCTCTTTGCAGTGGGAGAGCGAAGCGGTGCCTCTACCAGGCTCACACAGCACACTCCCCAAGGATGGCCTCCCACCTTGGCAACACATCAGTGAGGTGATCCCTGGTCTCTACCTTACTTGCGCGTCGGAGATAGCCGATAAGACAAAGTGTGTTGCGATGGGCATGTCTCTTGTGATCAACATGTGCGGCGAAGATAATGTTACAAAGTACCGCGTCTTTGAAAAGGATGAGGGGGCAACATATGCATTTCGCAGGGTTGATTCGCAGGAAAACTTTTTCTGTGAACTGAACACCTACTGCCGTGCCGCAGCAACGACCTCAAATGCGCAAAGAAGGGTGTTTGTCGTTACCATTCCGGCAGAGGATACGCCAACGTATAGCATCGACCAGCACTTTATGGAGTGTGCGGTGCTTATGGAAATTGTTTTGCAGTCTAGAAAGAACTACAAAGAAGTTAGGGAGGAGGACTACACAGCTGTTCCAGCTGTGGCAGTGCACTGTATGGTTGGCGTAAGTCGGTCGGCTTCCATTGTGGCTGCCTACTTCATAAAGAAATACGGCGTGTCTCACGACGATGCCATACGCTTGATCCGCTGCACCCGCCCCATAGTCCAGCCAAACCTGGGGTTTCAGCGGCAACTCTCCTTCTGGGAGACTCTCCGAAGCTACCGCATTGTTGACGAATGGTCGGCCAAGGTGCTTGCTATGGAAACAAAAAACAAATCGAATCTTCTCGACATAGCAAACACAATGTTGCCAATCATCTTACGGACACACAAGTGTGAAACTGACCGTCGCTACTTCGGGTCGCTCATCAAAAATGCTGCGGCGACGGAAGCGGAGCTTCACAGTGTATACCGGGAGCTTCGCTCGATTGTCGCAGCGGATGTCGACAGTGAAGTCTACACAGATATTCCCAACTACTTCAGCTACGTTGCCGAAGTTGTGTGCAGCATCGATTGCGCCGCTTCAGCAGTGCTGCAATACGCCACAGACCTTTGTGACTCACCTTCGCATAACGATGCGTTTTATTACCGCGTAGTGAAGGACGTGGCTCACTCCGGTTTTGAAACAGACACGTTCAACACCATTCGCTGCTTTTGCTCGCTTTTCGAAGCCATTTATGTCAAGCACCTCTGTGTTCGCGACTCTGGCCACCCTGCAGTCTTGAGCTCGAGAACGGGCGCTGCGGCGTTGCCGTCAGCGTGCGCGCTTTCATtcccctttttgtttcttgtTGCGCCGTACGCAGAAGGGTTTGTGCAGTTTAGCGAGTGGAACGATTTGGTCAATGAATTCGAGACCGCGGGTGACGCACTAAATGCAGCTGACCTGCGGCAACTGAAAAGCAAGACGGTGCGCCTGTTTCTTCAGTTCTTCTTTCAATCTTCGTGCTTTGAGGAAAGATCTGCCGCGAAAGAGAGCTACACTAAGCTCGGTTTCTTGCAAAATGATGCTGAGGTGTTGACATTCAGGGCAGTGGAGTCGCAGCTGAAGACTGACGGCGTTTCCATTGCTTCACTCGAGAGCGTCGTGGCGGTTTCCCAGCCAGCGGATAGCCACATTGCGTTTCTCCTCTTGTGTAAAACGTTGAGCGGAATAGTCGCGTTTCGCCTCCTTTTGGAGGCTGCTGAGCAGTTTCTGTCTCGGACATACAGCGCGCGACTGGCAGAGAGTGTGCCGCTTGCTGACGAATTTCTGCCGCTATCTGTGATATCTTCGGCGGTCGTGTCACTGGAAAGCGCGTACACAGCAGCGCATTGCAAGCCATGCAAGGCAAGGGAGTTCTTCAGAGGTGAACTTTCGAGTCTTTTGAAGGCAGGAGTATTGAATCCTACTGGCGTAGTGGCGCTCTTTCAAACCTTGTCGTAG
- a CDS encoding calmodulin-like protein, with translation MPAGFNDVCLAFFRKYFDAFDRDKIGRVRNDDFATLIRACGAAPLETSIEDLRAIADPSRRGSFSFDDFCVALKKAFAESISLQEVRDAFQRFDPDKRGFISPHELRYFLTTMGDVLSAEEMNEFAEEMRTEMDIEGNLVMADCVDKMTPEMFR, from the coding sequence ATGCCCGCAGGGTTTAATGACGTGTGCTTGGCGTTTTTCCGGAAGTACTTTGACGCATTTGACCGAGACAAGATTGGACGTGTGCGAAATGACGACTTTGCCACGTTGATCCGTgcctgcggtgctgccccTTTAGAGACCAGCATCGAGGATCTTAGAGCCATCGCAGACCCGAGCCGCCGTGGTAGCTTCAGCTTTGACGACTTCTGCGTGGCTCTGAAGAAGGCGTTTGCCGAATCGATATCTCTGCAAGAAGTGCGCGATGCGTTTCAGAGATTTGACCCGGACAAGCGCGGCTTTATCAGCCCGCATGAGCTCCGCTACTTTCTCACCACTATGGGCGACGTCCTCAGCGCCGAAGAGATGAACGAATTTGCGGAAGAGATGCGCACCGAGATGGACATTGAGGGCAACCTGGTCATGGCTGATTGCGTCGACAAAATGACGCCGGAGATGTTCCGCTAG